In Lascolabacillus massiliensis, a single genomic region encodes these proteins:
- a CDS encoding hemolysin family protein produces MWIDIIIILLLILLNGFFALSEIAIVSARKNKLESAYKNGSNGASRALKLQSDPDNFLSSVQVGITLIGIINGAYGGQAFAGKLVPFFDQFAFTAPFAEGISMVTVVFLITYISIVIGELVPKTIALNYSEKMAVAVAPTIYAVSIIFYPFVKLLSFSTGFINRLIGLKPKEDVISEMELRAMLKTASHEGIIDVQENIIHEQVFYFSDKRARHLMTHRTDVEWVDISKSKEEVIEQLLQTKHSKILACRKKIDDFVGIISMRDFLMRLNSKEDFTIEELIMEPIIVPNTVRAQKVLENFKNSYKFVAVVVDEYGSLDGIITIHDIFENLVGNVPEETDVESTEPLIFIREDNSALVSGEAPIEILTQFDEDFIVDFDKIDYSTVAGFVFTCINKIPGVGDKFEYNNLIFEIMDVDGNKIDKVLITRKMDVKGVVI; encoded by the coding sequence ATGTGGATAGATATTATCATCATTCTTTTGCTGATTCTGCTAAATGGTTTTTTTGCCCTTTCCGAGATAGCAATAGTCTCAGCGAGGAAAAACAAACTGGAATCAGCATATAAGAATGGTTCAAACGGAGCTTCTCGTGCGCTGAAGCTTCAGTCCGACCCTGATAATTTTTTATCCTCAGTACAAGTAGGAATTACTTTAATAGGTATTATAAATGGTGCTTACGGAGGTCAGGCCTTCGCAGGCAAACTGGTGCCCTTTTTCGATCAATTCGCATTCACTGCTCCTTTTGCAGAAGGGATATCAATGGTGACCGTTGTATTTCTGATCACTTATATCTCCATTGTAATAGGCGAGCTGGTGCCCAAAACAATAGCTCTGAATTATTCAGAAAAAATGGCAGTGGCAGTAGCTCCAACTATTTATGCAGTAAGTATTATTTTTTATCCCTTTGTCAAGCTTCTCTCTTTTTCTACCGGTTTTATCAACAGGTTAATCGGATTGAAACCAAAGGAAGATGTAATTTCAGAAATGGAATTGCGTGCTATGCTAAAAACTGCTTCTCATGAAGGTATAATTGATGTTCAGGAAAATATCATCCACGAACAGGTGTTCTATTTTTCAGATAAACGTGCAAGACATCTAATGACCCACAGAACAGATGTAGAATGGGTGGATATAAGTAAAAGCAAGGAAGAGGTAATTGAACAATTACTACAGACAAAGCATAGTAAGATACTTGCATGCAGAAAAAAAATAGATGATTTTGTAGGGATCATATCAATGCGTGATTTTCTTATGCGACTTAACAGCAAGGAAGATTTCACAATTGAAGAGCTGATAATGGAGCCAATTATAGTTCCAAATACCGTACGAGCCCAGAAAGTGCTTGAGAACTTCAAGAACAGTTATAAGTTCGTTGCAGTTGTTGTAGATGAGTATGGCAGCCTCGATGGTATTATTACAATTCATGATATTTTTGAAAATCTTGTAGGTAATGTTCCTGAGGAAACGGATGTAGAATCAACTGAACCACTTATATTTATTAGGGAAGATAATTCTGCGTTGGTAAGCGGAGAGGCACCAATTGAAATATTAACTCAATTTGACGAAGACTTCATAGTCGACTTCGATAAAATTGATTATTCTACTGTTGCAGGTTTCGTTTTTACCTGTATTAATAAGATTCCAGGTGTCGGTGATAAGTTTGAGTATAACAATCTTATTTTCGAGATTATGGATGTTGATGGTAATAAAATTGATAAAGTTTTGATAACGAGGAAGATGGATGTGAAAGGTGTAGTAATATGA
- a CDS encoding sugar phosphate nucleotidyltransferase, which translates to MKPTLFVLAAGMGSRYGGLKQLDGVGPNGETIMDYSIFDAVNAGFGKLVFVIRKSFEQDFRDKIVKKYEKKIPVELVFQEFDKLPEGFKPNPERVKPWGTNHAVMMGKDVINEPFAVINADDFYGRESFKILADTLSELNNSENNYCMIGYRIGNTLSESGTVARGVCETDENGYLTGVVERTQVKRINGEVCFKDENDQWIAVEDNTPVSMNMWGFTPDYFKYSDDYFVKFLEDNQDNIKAEFFIPLLVNHLIVNKTAKVRVLDTPSKWFGVTYAEDRPDVVAKLKELSDNGTYPTPLW; encoded by the coding sequence ATGAAACCTACACTTTTTGTATTAGCAGCAGGAATGGGAAGCCGTTATGGCGGTCTAAAGCAATTAGATGGAGTAGGACCTAATGGGGAAACCATAATGGACTATTCAATATTTGATGCTGTAAATGCCGGATTTGGCAAATTGGTATTTGTAATTCGTAAATCTTTTGAACAGGACTTCAGAGACAAAATAGTTAAGAAGTATGAGAAGAAAATTCCTGTTGAACTGGTATTCCAGGAGTTTGATAAATTACCTGAAGGCTTCAAACCTAACCCTGAAAGAGTAAAGCCATGGGGCACAAACCATGCTGTAATGATGGGAAAAGATGTTATCAATGAGCCTTTTGCAGTGATCAATGCAGATGATTTCTATGGTCGCGAAAGCTTTAAGATTTTGGCCGATACACTTTCTGAACTTAATAATAGCGAAAACAACTACTGTATGATAGGATACCGCATAGGAAACACACTTTCTGAAAGTGGTACAGTTGCACGTGGTGTATGTGAGACAGATGAAAACGGTTATCTTACTGGTGTTGTAGAACGCACCCAGGTTAAGCGAATTAATGGTGAAGTTTGCTTTAAGGATGAGAATGACCAGTGGATTGCTGTAGAAGATAATACACCAGTATCAATGAATATGTGGGGTTTTACTCCCGATTACTTTAAATATTCAGATGATTATTTTGTAAAATTTTTGGAAGATAATCAGGATAATATCAAAGCAGAATTTTTTATTCCTTTATTAGTAAACCATTTGATAGTTAATAAAACAGCTAAAGTTAGGGTCTTGGATACACCTTCAAAATGGTTTGGAGTAACATATGCTGAAGACAGACCAGATGTTGTAGCCAAATTGAAAGAACTATCAGATAATGGTACTTATCCAACGCCATTGTGGTAA